The following are encoded in a window of Nibricoccus aquaticus genomic DNA:
- a CDS encoding glucan biosynthesis protein produces MKRLLTAATFLASFAGVFASNSDDMPFDFEVLQYRAKALASKPYATHESRVPDSLRNLTYDQYRDIRFEPNRAWWMRERLPFQLQFFHPGFIYNKTVQLSTIEPDGKESPVEFSTKLFSYGKNTDLGRVPGDVGFTGFRIHYALNNPAYLDELAVFQGASYFRALGQKMRYGLSARGLALNTAEPGGEEFPIFEEFWVKRPAEDSKDVVVYALLDSPSVAGAYRLTIAPGASTVMEVKAALYLRESANVKTLGLAPLTSMFWFGENSSSREGDLRPEVHDSDGILMERGTGEWVWRPLTNPGAVRVAAFSDENPKGFGLVQRDRAFSNYEDMEAAYHLRPSAWVEPIGKWGRGSVRLVELPTPDETNDNIVAFWTPEALPPAGKPLVFEYKLHWFMEKQGGAKGPPAGFTSATRQGFSKTHEPELRRFWVDFDGAYLQGAGSPKIEAVVTVGAGAELVHQDVQKNQYNGTWRVAFSIKPDGSGKPVELRCFLKREPHILTETWSYLWNP; encoded by the coding sequence ATGAAACGACTCCTGACTGCCGCCACGTTCCTCGCCTCATTCGCCGGTGTCTTCGCCTCGAATAGCGACGACATGCCCTTCGACTTCGAGGTGCTGCAATATCGCGCCAAGGCATTGGCCTCAAAGCCCTACGCCACGCATGAAAGCCGCGTGCCGGACTCGTTGCGCAATCTGACGTACGATCAGTACCGCGACATCCGCTTCGAGCCCAACCGCGCGTGGTGGATGCGGGAGCGCCTGCCATTTCAGCTCCAGTTTTTTCATCCTGGTTTCATCTACAACAAGACGGTGCAGCTCTCGACGATCGAGCCGGATGGGAAAGAGAGTCCGGTCGAATTCTCCACGAAGCTTTTTTCATATGGAAAAAACACCGATCTGGGCCGTGTGCCCGGCGATGTGGGCTTCACCGGATTCCGGATACACTACGCTCTGAATAATCCGGCCTATCTTGACGAACTGGCAGTCTTCCAGGGGGCGAGCTACTTTCGCGCGCTCGGGCAGAAGATGCGTTACGGACTCTCCGCGCGCGGCCTCGCGCTCAACACCGCCGAGCCGGGTGGCGAGGAGTTCCCGATCTTTGAGGAGTTCTGGGTAAAGAGGCCCGCTGAAGACTCCAAAGACGTGGTTGTTTACGCGCTGCTCGACAGCCCGAGTGTGGCCGGTGCCTATCGCCTCACGATCGCGCCCGGCGCCTCAACGGTGATGGAGGTGAAAGCCGCTCTGTATTTGCGTGAGAGCGCCAATGTGAAGACCCTGGGGCTTGCTCCGCTGACGAGCATGTTCTGGTTCGGTGAAAATTCTTCGTCACGTGAAGGCGACCTGCGGCCGGAGGTTCACGACTCCGATGGAATTTTAATGGAGCGCGGCACGGGGGAATGGGTGTGGCGGCCGTTGACCAATCCTGGTGCGGTCCGTGTCGCTGCTTTCAGCGATGAAAACCCCAAAGGCTTCGGCCTAGTGCAGCGCGACCGTGCATTTTCTAACTACGAAGATATGGAGGCAGCTTATCACCTCCGGCCGAGCGCCTGGGTGGAGCCGATTGGCAAATGGGGCCGTGGATCTGTGCGCTTGGTCGAGCTGCCGACGCCCGATGAAACCAACGACAACATCGTCGCGTTTTGGACACCGGAGGCGCTACCGCCTGCAGGCAAGCCGTTGGTATTTGAATACAAGCTTCACTGGTTTATGGAAAAACAGGGAGGCGCCAAGGGGCCGCCCGCTGGCTTCACGTCGGCTACCAGGCAGGGCTTTTCCAAGACGCACGAACCGGAGCTGCGCCGCTTCTGGGTAGATTTTGACGGCGCTTACCTGCAGGGGGCTGGCAGCCCCAAGATCGAGGCTGTCGTGACGGTGGGCGCAGGCGCCGAGCTCGTGCATCAGGATGTCCAGAAAAACCAATACAACGGCACGTGGCGCGTGGCATTTTCGATCAAGCCCGATGGCTCTGGAAAGCCTGTGGAACTCCGTTGCTTCCTAAAACGGGAGCCCCATATCCTGACAGAAACATGGAGTTACCTCTGGAATCCGTAG
- a CDS encoding uracil-DNA glycosylase, with amino-acid sequence MRAALTALSDELKRLRAGGVKTVSVSDQALAGLRKIVAARAGQSGGNVATTSTASGTAMTDARKGVLAPGGAAPSPVEGRAGISVSAAAAATSGLASQPAATTAGATKLPPPPVVSLPPGDKQTRWDALLAMIRSDSVCVQHLRPGKKVVLGVGSLDAKIFFCGEAPGAEEEIQGEPFVGPAGQLLTKMIQGMGLKRSDVYIGNIMNWRPDLPTVPGQAQMGNRPPTEEEITYCLPYLRAQLEIVNPDLIVALGSTAAQGLFGYGSFKTLGEIRGNWKPFAEKPVMVTYHPSYILRNPTNRSKRAIWEDLLKVMQRAALPISDKQKSFFLDK; translated from the coding sequence ATGCGCGCCGCGCTCACCGCTCTGTCTGATGAATTGAAGCGCCTGCGGGCTGGCGGCGTGAAAACCGTATCGGTCTCCGATCAGGCGCTGGCGGGTTTGCGGAAAATCGTCGCGGCGAGGGCAGGGCAGAGTGGTGGGAACGTGGCGACAACTTCGACAGCGAGCGGGACGGCGATGACGGACGCGCGAAAGGGCGTTTTGGCTCCTGGAGGGGCAGCGCCTTCGCCGGTGGAAGGCCGGGCGGGTATCTCGGTTTCAGCAGCTGCGGCCGCAACAAGCGGGCTGGCGTCACAGCCTGCGGCGACGACTGCTGGTGCGACTAAATTACCGCCGCCTCCTGTGGTGTCGTTGCCCCCTGGAGACAAGCAGACGCGTTGGGATGCGTTGCTCGCCATGATTAGGAGCGATTCGGTCTGCGTGCAGCATCTGCGGCCTGGCAAAAAAGTGGTGCTGGGTGTGGGCAGCCTCGATGCGAAGATTTTCTTCTGCGGCGAAGCGCCGGGCGCGGAAGAGGAGATCCAGGGCGAGCCGTTTGTCGGCCCGGCCGGCCAGCTCCTAACTAAGATGATTCAAGGGATGGGGCTGAAGCGCAGCGACGTTTACATCGGCAACATCATGAACTGGCGTCCGGATCTGCCGACGGTGCCGGGACAGGCGCAGATGGGCAATCGGCCGCCGACCGAGGAGGAGATCACGTATTGCCTGCCTTATCTGCGCGCGCAGCTGGAGATCGTGAATCCCGATCTGATCGTAGCCTTGGGCTCGACTGCGGCGCAGGGACTTTTTGGCTACGGCAGTTTCAAGACGCTGGGAGAAATCCGCGGCAACTGGAAACCGTTTGCCGAAAAGCCGGTCATGGTGACGTACCATCCGTCGTACATCCTCCGCAATCCCACGAACCGCTCGAAGCGGGCTATTTGGGAAGATCTTCTGAAGGTCATGCAGCGCGCCGCTCTTCCGATCTCGGACAAACAAAAATCCTTTTTCCTGGATAAATGA
- a CDS encoding riboflavin synthase, translating to MFTGIVEETGRVISFNQEKAAWRLRIAARVALEGVALGDSIAINGCCLTVVQFDATQMEFDVLEETKRLTSISVLAAGSPVNLERSLRFDGKIGGHFVTGHIDGLGVIEVFEQRGADHFLRVRTQPGGGRHIVHKGSIAIDGISLTVAEVEGDSFAVWLIPHTVAFTNLHTKRAGDPVNLEFDLLGKYVEKLLAHPQPRNA from the coding sequence ATGTTCACAGGTATCGTCGAAGAAACCGGCCGTGTGATCTCCTTTAATCAGGAGAAGGCGGCGTGGCGTTTGAGAATCGCCGCGCGCGTGGCGTTGGAGGGCGTGGCGTTGGGCGATAGTATCGCGATCAATGGGTGCTGTCTCACGGTGGTGCAATTTGACGCGACGCAGATGGAGTTCGACGTGCTCGAGGAGACGAAGCGGTTGACGAGCATTTCGGTGCTCGCGGCGGGATCTCCAGTGAACCTGGAGCGCAGTCTGCGTTTTGATGGGAAGATCGGCGGACATTTTGTCACGGGGCACATCGATGGGCTCGGCGTGATCGAGGTTTTTGAGCAACGCGGAGCGGATCATTTTCTGCGCGTGCGCACGCAGCCGGGTGGGGGACGGCACATCGTTCACAAGGGAAGCATCGCGATCGATGGGATCTCGCTGACGGTTGCGGAAGTGGAGGGCGACAGTTTCGCGGTGTGGCTGATTCCGCACACGGTCGCGTTTACTAATCTGCACACCAAGCGCGCGGGCGATCCGGTGAACTTGGAATTCGACTTGCTGGGCAAGTATGTCGAGAAGCTGCTCGCTCACCCTCAGCCACGTAACGCCTGA